A segment of the Chitinophagaceae bacterium genome:
AACCCAAAGAACCGCTTAATATAGAAAGAGCGCTATCTCTCCAGCAAAGATTAGATGGGCATATTGTTTTAGGACACGTGGATCAAACAGGTATTTGTATAAAAAAAGAAGCACAAGACGGGAGCTGGCTCTTTGAATTTGAATACGATGAGAGAACTCCCCATATCAATATAGAAAAGGGCTGTATTTGTGTGAATGGTGTGGCACTTACTTGTTTTCATACCACTAAAAATACTTTTTCTACGGCTATAATCCCATTTACCTATTCACACACAAATTTTCAAAATATCATAGTGGGAACCTTGGTAAATTTAGAATTTGATTTTGTGGGTAAATACATCCAAAAGATGATAGAATACAAGAGAATTCCCCTTATTCCATAACCAATG
Coding sequences within it:
- a CDS encoding riboflavin synthase is translated as MFTGIIESIGTVQKIKKEGSNIHFIIKSNIAHTLKRDQSVAHNGICMTVIDATNTQHTVTAVKETIDRTNIKEWKPKEPLNIERALSLQQRLDGHIVLGHVDQTGICIKKEAQDGSWLFEFEYDERTPHINIEKGCICVNGVALTCFHTTKNTFSTAIIPFTYSHTNFQNIIVGTLVNLEFDFVGKYIQKMIEYKRIPLIP